A section of the Streptomyces sp. NBC_01591 genome encodes:
- a CDS encoding MFS transporter: MTAKEGKVVNDQSRHTRWLLLVALIVQFMVALDMSVVNVALPDMRSDLGFTPQGLLWVVNAYALAFGGLLMLGGRLADLLGSRLVLTAGLALFGAASLVGGLAWSPGALIAARAVQGVGAAALAPVAFALIALAFPAGPARSRALGLWGMAGAAGGAVGVLAGGVLTDAAGWRAVMLVNVPIVAFALVGGMRSGLRGGPARTGARLDVAGALLATAGTTLLVLGLVRTSTDAWGSPRTLGTLGAAVLLLIAFVAVELRTRTPLFRPGLLKGRPVLTANLFCLLLSSGQFAAFYFVSLYMQQVLDFGPTAAGIAFLPFSAGVIAGSLVATRTVAALGTGRLLALGGSLAALGLAGFAATAQADGSFLYSILGPSLVCSVGIGMCFVPLGTAATTDVAPDETGMASGLLNSARQVGGSLGLAVLVTVAARVTGDGSRPADLAAGYSAAFWVCAGLLAVAALAALVLLPGRGRTGPETASAATPETAPETGSETAPVAGPENSQKNFPGAVDPAGSRSTQG; the protein is encoded by the coding sequence ATGACCGCGAAGGAAGGGAAAGTCGTGAACGATCAGTCACGGCACACGCGTTGGCTGCTGTTGGTGGCCCTCATCGTGCAGTTCATGGTGGCGTTGGACATGTCCGTGGTGAACGTCGCGCTGCCGGACATGCGCAGCGATCTCGGCTTCACGCCGCAGGGGCTGCTGTGGGTGGTGAACGCCTATGCGCTGGCCTTCGGCGGGCTGCTGATGCTCGGCGGGCGGCTCGCCGATCTGCTCGGCAGCCGCCTGGTCCTGACGGCGGGCCTGGCGCTGTTCGGCGCGGCGAGCCTGGTCGGCGGGCTCGCCTGGTCGCCCGGCGCGCTGATCGCCGCGCGGGCGGTGCAGGGGGTCGGCGCCGCCGCGCTCGCCCCGGTCGCCTTCGCCCTGATCGCCCTGGCCTTCCCGGCCGGGCCCGCCCGCTCCCGCGCCCTGGGGCTGTGGGGCATGGCGGGCGCGGCGGGCGGTGCGGTCGGCGTGCTCGCGGGCGGGGTGCTCACCGATGCGGCGGGCTGGCGCGCGGTGATGCTGGTGAACGTGCCGATCGTGGCGTTCGCGCTGGTGGGGGGTATGCGCAGCGGACTGCGGGGCGGTCCGGCCCGGACCGGCGCCCGGCTCGATGTGGCGGGAGCGCTGCTGGCCACCGCGGGTACGACGCTGCTGGTCCTCGGACTCGTACGCACCTCGACCGACGCGTGGGGGTCGCCCCGGACGCTGGGCACGCTCGGCGCCGCCGTGCTGCTGCTGATCGCCTTCGTCGCCGTCGAACTGCGGACCCGCACTCCGCTGTTCCGCCCCGGCCTGCTGAAGGGGCGGCCGGTCCTGACCGCGAATCTCTTCTGCCTGCTGCTGAGCTCCGGGCAGTTCGCCGCGTTCTACTTCGTCTCGCTCTACATGCAGCAGGTGCTCGACTTCGGGCCGACCGCCGCCGGTATCGCCTTCCTGCCGTTCTCGGCGGGCGTCATCGCCGGCTCGCTCGTCGCCACCCGTACGGTCGCGGCGCTCGGCACCGGACGGCTGCTGGCGCTCGGTGGCTCCCTGGCCGCGCTCGGCCTCGCCGGATTCGCGGCGACCGCGCAGGCGGACGGCAGTTTCCTGTACTCGATCCTCGGCCCGTCCCTGGTCTGCAGCGTCGGCATCGGGATGTGCTTCGTACCGCTCGGCACGGCGGCCACGACCGATGTGGCGCCCGACGAGACGGGCATGGCCTCCGGGCTGCTGAACAGCGCCCGCCAGGTGGGCGGCTCGCTGGGGCTCGCGGTGCTGGTCACCGTCGCCGCCCGGGTCACCGGCGACGGAAGTCGTCCGGCCGACCTGGCGGCCGGGTACTCGGCGGCGTTCTGGGTATGCGCCGGGCTGCTCGCGGTCGCGGCACTGGCGGCCCTGGTGCTGCTCCCGGGGCGCGGGCGGACCGGCCCGGAGACTGCCTCGGCGGCCACCCCGGAGACCGCTCCGGAGACCGGGTCCGAGACCGCTCCGGTGGCCGGGCCGGAAAATTCTCAGAAGAACTTCCCGGGAGCTGTCGATCCGGCCGGGTCCCGCTCGACGCAAGGGTGA